The window GCGGCGAAGTCGAGCGGTAGACCACCAGCCGGCTGTCGGCGTCCACCGTCGGATACAGGCTGCCCGGGGGGCCCGCCGGCTGGGCGGCGCTCCACCGGTCGCCATCGAAACGGGCCGAGAAGAGCCGGTACTGTTCGCCATCGAATGCGCTCCACAGGGCCAGGGCGCCACCGTCCACGGCCAGGAGCGCCGGGGTGATGTCCGGCACCCGGTTGTCGCCGTGTAGGCGGCGAGGTTCGCTCCACAAACCGGTACCGCGGGAGGTGGCGAAGTAGATCTCGTCGTCGGTGCCGTCGAAGGCCGCCCAGGCGAGGAGCAGGGAACCGTCGTCGAGGACCGCGCCGGACAAGGCCATCTGGCTGCCCGGGCCGCGGCTGGTGACCTGTTCGGTGGCGCTCCAGCGGCCGTTCGAGAAGGAAGCCCAGCGAACCATCAGCCGGTCGGACCGATCTCCTTCGAGCCAGGCCAGGCCGGCGAGTTCTCCGCCGCGGGCGAGCAGCACCGGTTCGCTGCGCAGCAGGGCGCGCTGTCCGCCGGGCGCCGCCTGCGGCCGGACCTGCCCGTCGGCGACTCGCCAGAGGGTGAGTTCTTGACGCTTCTCGCCGTTCTTGACACCGGGAGCCCGGACGCCCGCCGCCCAGCGGCCCTCACCAATTCGCGCGGTGGAGTTGATGCGCTCCGCGGCGACGGCCTCCGGCGAAACCTCTAGGCCTGCGGAGCCGATGGCCGGTGCAGCGACGCCGAGGAGCGCCAAAATGGCCGGAAACAAAGGATGTGCGCGCATAGTTGTTGAGATCGTAAGGGCCCCGTACTGGGGTGTCAATGACCGGTCAGGGGGCCAGCCAGGGGCATGTTACAGGATGCGGTGATAGTCTCGCCGCGCCGCGTGGATGGGCACTTCGGCGGCATCTCTTCCATTTCCGTCTTCAATCTTCGGGCCAAGCCCGGGACAGCCACAACTCCATTCGAGATGGTCGATCGTTCCAAACGTCTTGAGAAGCAGCTCGGCCTGGCGGCGGTCTACGCCATCGCCACCGGCACCACCCTGTCCGCCGGTTTCTTTCTGCTGCCGGGTCTCGCGGCCCAGCAGGCCGGTCCGTCGGTGGTGCTGGCCTACATGATCGCCGCGGTGCCGTTGGTGCCGGCGATGTTCAGTGTCTTGGAGCTGGCGACGGCGATGCCCCGGGCTGGCGGCGTCTACTACTTCCTGGACCGTAGTCTCGGACCCCTGGCAGGCACCGTCGGTGGCCTCGGTACCTGGCTGGCGCTGATGCTCAAGGTGGCCTTCGCGCTGGTCGGCATGGGGGCCTACCTGCGGCTGTACCTGCCGGAAGTGCCGATCACCCCAGTGGCGGTGACCCTGGCTCTGGTGCTGGGCATCCTCAACCTGTGGGGGGCGAAGGGCAGCGCCAAGGTGCAGGCGCTCTTGGTGACCGGCCTGTTGGCGATTTTGGCGGTGTTCCTGGGGGTCGGCGTGCCGAGTATCGACCCCAATGCCTTCGAAGGCTTTTTCGATTCCGGCCTCGACAGCCTGCTCGGCACGGCGGGCTTCGTCTACATCAGCTACGTCGGGGTGACCAAGGTGGCGAGTCTTTCCGAGGAGGTGGAGAACCCGGAGCGCAATTTGCCCGTCGGGGTGTGCCTCGGCCTGGCGACGGCGGTGTTGATCTATGGCCTGGGGACGGCGGTGATGGTCGGCGTGTTGCCGATGGAGGAGCTGGCCGGGGACCTGACGCCGGTGGCCTCCGCCGCCGGCCGGTTGCTCGGGCCCTGGGGCGAGGCGGCGATTGCCCTCGGTGCCGCCTTCGCTTTCCTGTCTGTCGCCAACGCCGGTACCCTGAGCGCCTCCCGCTATCCCCTGGCGATGAGCCGCGATGGTTTGCTGCCGAAGGGCTTCCAGCGCCTCGGCCGGGGCCGCAACCCAATCGTCGGGGTACTGGTGACCATCGGGCTGATCGTGTCCTTCCTGCTGCTCCTCGATCCGGTCAAGATCGCCAAGCTGGCCAGCGCCTTCCAGCTCTTGATGTTCGCCTTGGTGTGCTTGGCGGTGATGGTGATGCGCGAGAGCCGCATCGAGTCCTACGATCCCGGCTACCGCTCGCCCTTCTATCCGTGGATGCAGATCCTCGGCATTCTGGCGCCGCTGGTGCTGATCTTCGAGATGGGTTGGCTGTCGATTCTGTTCAGCGCCGCCCTGGTGGCCGGCGCCGTCCTCTGGTATTTCCTCTACGCCCGCCGCCGGGTGGTGCGCAGCGGCGCCCTGTTCCACGTTTTCCTGCGCCTCGCCCGGTCGCGCCTTGACCTCGGCCTCGACCGCGAGCTGCGGCAGATCTTGAAGGAGAAGGGCCTGCGGGAAGAGGATCCGTTCGAAGGGGTGGTGGCGCGGGCGCCGGTACTGGAGATCGACGGCCGGGAGGAGTTCGACCACTTGGCGCTGCGCGTTGCGAGGGAACTCGCGCCGCGGCTGCCGGCCACCGCCGAGGAATTGACCGAGGGCTTTCTGCAGGGCACTCGCATCGGCGCGACGCCGTCGTCCCTGGGGGTGTCGCTGCCGCATCTCCGGCTGTTCGGTATCGACGAGCCGGAGATGGTGATGGTGCGCTCGCGGGCGGGCATGCGGGTGGACGTGACGGACGTCCACGGTGCGCACTCGCCGGAGGATCCGGTACACGCGCTGTT is drawn from Acidobacteriota bacterium and contains these coding sequences:
- a CDS encoding amino acid permease, which encodes MVDRSKRLEKQLGLAAVYAIATGTTLSAGFFLLPGLAAQQAGPSVVLAYMIAAVPLVPAMFSVLELATAMPRAGGVYYFLDRSLGPLAGTVGGLGTWLALMLKVAFALVGMGAYLRLYLPEVPITPVAVTLALVLGILNLWGAKGSAKVQALLVTGLLAILAVFLGVGVPSIDPNAFEGFFDSGLDSLLGTAGFVYISYVGVTKVASLSEEVENPERNLPVGVCLGLATAVLIYGLGTAVMVGVLPMEELAGDLTPVASAAGRLLGPWGEAAIALGAAFAFLSVANAGTLSASRYPLAMSRDGLLPKGFQRLGRGRNPIVGVLVTIGLIVSFLLLLDPVKIAKLASAFQLLMFALVCLAVMVMRESRIESYDPGYRSPFYPWMQILGILAPLVLIFEMGWLSILFSAALVAGAVLWYFLYARRRVVRSGALFHVFLRLARSRLDLGLDRELRQILKEKGLREEDPFEGVVARAPVLEIDGREEFDHLALRVARELAPRLPATAEELTEGFLQGTRIGATPSSLGVSLPHLRLFGIDEPEMVMVRSRAGMRVDVTDVHGAHSPEDPVHALFFLVSPEEDPKLHLRILAQIAERVDDEGFMAEWMEAPNEQVLKEVLLRDERFLSLQVASDSPAGRWAGSPLSGLDLPEGALVALVRRNGRTHVPGGATVLEMGDRLTVLGEPEAIRRLRREHLSLASGG